A genomic stretch from Pomacea canaliculata isolate SZHN2017 linkage group LG2, ASM307304v1, whole genome shotgun sequence includes:
- the LOC112558002 gene encoding uncharacterized protein LOC112558002 isoform X2 yields MDTFLRLTAVLSVLLCAAFVSTTVESVQTKHELSRRSLADLLVSSPSAVIPSLLLLASINTVVDIIIELRTNQRKVLNALSGSQLMEIFRRLSPQLLARVLEAILPENFSILTRKLTPLQMLDVMKKLTPHDLVAVLNLLTDAQVTDILTRLPRESIQALAAATADARLTRLVAALPAA; encoded by the exons ATGGATACCTTCCTGAGACTTACCGCTGTTCTTTCAGTATTGTTGTGTGCGGCATTTGTTTCCACAACAG TTGAAAGTGTACAGACAAAGCATGAACTCAGCAGACGTTCACTGGCAGACCTTCTGGTCAGCTCTCCGTCCGCCGTCATCCCGAGTCTGCTCCTGTTGGCTTCCATCAACACCGTTGTCGACATTATTATTGAACTGAGGACGAACCAGCGCAAAGTACTGAACGCTCTGTCAGGCTCCCAACTTATGGAGATTTTTCGAAGGCTCTCCCCTCAGCTGCTGGCCCGTGTGCTGGAAGCCATCCTACCCGAGAACTTTTCGATCTTGACCAGGAAGCTGACCCCGCTGCAGATGCTGGACGTCATGAAGAAGCTGACACCACACGATCTCGTCGCCGTCCTCAATCTCCTCACTGATGCTCAAGTGACAGACATTTTGACTCGACTGCCGCGTGAGAGCATCCAGGCTCTGGCAGCCGCCACCGCTGACGCTCGTCTGACTCGGCTGGTGGCTGCCCTCCCTGCAGCATAA
- the LOC112558001 gene encoding uncharacterized protein LOC112558001 yields MDTFLRLTAVLSVLLCAAFVSTTVVDSAQTNDELSRRSLADLLASSSSALIPGLVLLAPASTIVEIITELNETIQHKVLSALSGSQILHLVHRLSSHQRDELISHLEVSVITGVVLPSLNENQLARLMEALLPETLVTLTTRLTPQQVLDTIKRLTAHDLVSVLNLLTDAQVTDILTRLPREGVQALATTTGDARLTRLVAALPEA; encoded by the exons ATGGATACCTTCCTGAGACTTACCGCTGTTCTTTCAGTTTTGCTGTGTGCGGCTTTTGTTTCCACAACAG TAGTTGACAGTGCACAGACAAATGATGAACTCAGCAGACGCTCACTAGCTGACCTTCTGGCCAGCTCCTCGTCCGCCCTCATCCCGGGTCTGGTACTGTTGGCTCCCGCCAGCACCATCGTCGAAATCATCACTGAGCTGAACGAGACGATCCAGCACAAAGTACTGAGCGCTCTGTCAGGCTCCCAGATCCTGCATTTGGTCCACAGGCTGTCATCTCATCAGCGCGATGAGCTCATCAGTCACCTGGAGGTCAGCGTCATCACCGGTGTCGTCCTCCCATCTCTCAATGAGAACCAGCTGGCCCGTCTCATGGAAGCCCTCCTGCCCGAGACCCTTGTGACCTTGACCACGAGGCTGACCCCGCAGCAGGTGCTGGACACCATCAAGAGGCTGACAGCCCACGATCTCGTCTCCGTCCTCAATCTCCTCACTGATGCTCAAGTGACCGACATCTTGACTCGACTGCCGCGCGAAGGCGTCCAGGCTCTGGCCACCACCACCGGTGACGCTCGTCTGACTCGACTGGTGGCTGCCCTCCCTGAAGCATAA
- the LOC112558002 gene encoding uncharacterized protein LOC112558002 isoform X1, with amino-acid sequence MDTFLRLTAVLSVLLCAAFVSTTAVESVQTKHELSRRSLADLLVSSPSAVIPSLLLLASINTVVDIIIELRTNQRKVLNALSGSQLMEIFRRLSPQLLARVLEAILPENFSILTRKLTPLQMLDVMKKLTPHDLVAVLNLLTDAQVTDILTRLPRESIQALAAATADARLTRLVAALPAA; translated from the exons ATGGATACCTTCCTGAGACTTACCGCTGTTCTTTCAGTATTGTTGTGTGCGGCATTTGTTTCCACAACAG CAGTTGAAAGTGTACAGACAAAGCATGAACTCAGCAGACGTTCACTGGCAGACCTTCTGGTCAGCTCTCCGTCCGCCGTCATCCCGAGTCTGCTCCTGTTGGCTTCCATCAACACCGTTGTCGACATTATTATTGAACTGAGGACGAACCAGCGCAAAGTACTGAACGCTCTGTCAGGCTCCCAACTTATGGAGATTTTTCGAAGGCTCTCCCCTCAGCTGCTGGCCCGTGTGCTGGAAGCCATCCTACCCGAGAACTTTTCGATCTTGACCAGGAAGCTGACCCCGCTGCAGATGCTGGACGTCATGAAGAAGCTGACACCACACGATCTCGTCGCCGTCCTCAATCTCCTCACTGATGCTCAAGTGACAGACATTTTGACTCGACTGCCGCGTGAGAGCATCCAGGCTCTGGCAGCCGCCACCGCTGACGCTCGTCTGACTCGGCTGGTGGCTGCCCTCCCTGCAGCATAA